CTTGGAAATACTGAGCAGGAAATGCTTACATTTACCTAACTGTTGGGATAACTTGTTGCTGCGcagaaattcattttaattggctCCTCATACCATAACACAAGTTgggttgaataaaaataatgtcaaatacCAGGATATGCATTTAAAGTCTCCATTTACATGAaattttgtctctttgttttgaaacttGCAGTGAAGCAAGTAACTGCACAATGTCTGTCTTTATaagactgaataaaacaaagtgtaccttgattttttattattattttttactttgatgtttttttttagatttcacaggctgtaaaactgaaaaattgaaTCGAATTGTTGAAAAATCTTGTACACCACACTCTTCCAAAGTTTAGATGCTTACACACAATCACTGATCAAAACTAAACTTAAAGTATGAGGTCCCTGAAATATTGTATTtcttaattctttatttttattttgaagtcatCTTGATCTAAAGTTATTCAGGTCTCTTcagttgttctgtttgtttggctACTTTTAgaattaatttttgttgttctgtctgACCATGTCATCAAACTGTGTAGTTCAAACAcataaaggaaattaaaagaagaatgaaaaacaGTATCCCAATGTTGGCTGCTGGAAAAATCTTGGTAAACTGTAATAGCTTTGTGATATAATTACAGACTGAACGAAAGAAATGggaacaaataaagaaacagacaaaagtcAAAGTTAAGTGTTAAAACATTCAGAAAGTATGAAGGaaatatgctgtttttttatcGTAATAAACATTGCTTAATCAGAAAAAAGCTCcttattaaaatcttttttcaatgccattctttaaaataaaaaacaaactaatcaaggtttaatcaataaatagttttaagaAGGTTGAACTATTTAGTTCCACATGCTAGCTAGTTACAGCTAACTACTAGGGATTTGAACTTTGCCTTCCTTTTTGTACTCGGCTATCAAATGATTGACTGTGATTGGCTGCAATACAACTGAAGACGCCGTTGCCTAACAATGTACCAGCCAATCAAATCGTCAGCATTCATTCCAGTCTGATTTACGTGATAGTCTGGCGCCCCTCCGTGGCCGCCACTGCAAACTGTACTTAGTTTACGGTTACCTTGACAACTACCTGTATCTCTTTCACAGTTGCTGGTCACTTTCAAAGAAATTTACTGAAGTAACTGCAAAGGttatatatttacagacattttgCGGGATAATCAAGACTATTAAAATGGATACATCGGTAGTGCTGCCGGTTGAAGCTGAAGGGTTTATTCAAAGTCTGGAAACCTTTTCCCTCAAAGAAGTGGGCTCTGTGAGGTAAGATCAGAAACTAACTAATGTAAGCTAATGTAGGAGTAGGAGGAGACCATAAAGATCTGAAAAACTGCTGAACAAGTCATTCAATTTGCTTCGCTACCTTCATTACACGTGCTGTGACAGAGCAAGAAAGATTATATAATAGATCTAGATTGTTCTCTAAAgttgtacaaaaacatttttttcattctgacactcctttaaaaaaagctgcagaaaatccACCTTCAGAAGTGAGTCCATATTTGTGTAATTAAATTTCCACTGTTTTGTGAGCGAAACACCATGTTACTAAATACTTTTGCGGGACATTTTTGTAATATAGAAATATGTCAGTGATAGGGGATTtgaaaatacacagacaaacatttaattatgttCAGCAGACGGGAACACACACCCCATTGATATCCATTCTTGTTCTGCTAAACATTAAAATGCCGTTCTTCTGCATCAGATTGAATCTGTAGAGGATTATTCCATATGTTGTGGTCATCTGAAGTGAAATCTGTACATCCTTTATAGTAACATAAATTGAtatgttaaagaaaacacacgtgaattcattattttctgccttttttttatattgtgaaGACTGCAAGAATCAAACATGTTACCTGACATGTACACTTCAGCCATGCAGGTTCTTTTCAACATTATGCGAAAAACTAACGAACTGGAAGAAACAACTTTCCCCCACAAAGCTGTAAAATCCCAAAAAGCTCATTCATCTGTAAGAGACTACAAACCCTTTGGTTAGCGATTCTTTCTGGCACAGTTTAAAATCTGCTGCTTGAAGCCCATTAATGTGGTTCATTTTTTAGTCCGCTGTGTTAATCTAGGTTTTTATGCATTTCGTTTCTCTTTGAACCCACTTTCCAAGAACCATCCCAGCTGCTGCCAAGCTGGAGGAAATTCCTGAACGCTGAGCTCAGCTACGCTGGGaatacattttacaattatGGCGTGAAAAGCTGGAACTGATTCCTTATGTATGGCTTTGATTAAGCAAGGGTCTCATATTGCAGCTGTTTATAAAACATCCTCGTTTTTTTCCTCAGGTGGTTCAGACAGCACGAGTTTATTGAAAAGCTAAACATGCAGGCCATTCTGAGTGCTTCGGCCATGCATGATGAGTTTGTCAAGGAGCTCCTGGTGTCCTTTGGAAAGGTGACCTCCAGTTCTTAAAATGCAAGCATGTCAGTTTGCAGCGATGTTATTGATAAATCCCTCTCTGCAGATACCAGTTCTGGTCCATGAGATGATCCTTGTGGAGGTGTGGAAGCAGAAAGTGTTTCCCATCTTATGCCAGCTGCAGGACTTCAACCCTAAGAGCACGTTTCATCTTTACATGCTGGTAAGTTATAGATGTTCAGCATCTATGACTagcttctcatttttatttgcttatttctctttttgtctttcttagATCCGCCATGAAGCTACAATTATTAACCTGCTTGAAACAATATTGTTTCATAAGGTCTGTAAATTCTCAAATATTTATGATATCTACATTCTCTGAActaaaattggattttattgagattttgtatgacaaaccaacacaaaaagtGTGTAATggttaaagtggaaaaaaatgcatctgtttgcttttcatttttttattgctaataaaaatctgaaaagttggtcatttgtattcagtctcCCTGAATCACctattgttgaaataaatcttttttttaaaaactctttattTAGTTTCCAATAACTGTTTtatacaaacataaacacagattCATCTTTGTCATCTTATTAGCATCTTGTTTGTACAGGCCTTCATTTTAGGAAATTACATTCTGAAAATGAACGTTTCAACCAGCTTTGAACATCTAGAGCacaagtgtcaaactcaagggccgggggccaaatctggcccgccgtagctttttatgtggccctctagactccaaattacatcaataagtttttccacaaatctgcaaaattcacacaaaatcaacatttttttctgatttcactgcagattttctcaaaattggtcaaaaacattgagtttaagtgactgctgcctcagccttacttgatgtcaagttatagtccataACTgatacagcgagtaataaaaagtgacttttaaCATTAGTGCAAATACTATAACAATTCCTTACtaatatttctaaattggcaccacaaaatctgtaattttgattgtaaaaaaacactaaatcaaGGAGGAACTGCTAATTATTGATATCTTAACAGTTCAATtggtttttatcaatatattctggcacaaccggccctttaagaacattcataatttaatatggcccaaaatgaaaatgagtttgacagccCTGATCTAGAGGCAATAATCTGCCTCCATTGTTCTTCATAAAATAGCTCAGGAAGAATATTGTTATCAGTTGTTAACAtaaattttcagcttttctcctcagattcttaattggatttacgtcctgactttgactgggccattctaccTTCTGAATATGTTCTAAAGTATTTCCACTGTGGTTCTTTTTAGAGTTGACATCCTGTTGGAAGGATTTTGCagcctccaacaggttttctgcCAGTGTTGACCTATATTTAAGTCCAATTTTAGTCTGACCAGAGTGTCTTCTTCCCCCATGTTTTGGTGTGAATCCTGTTTTGTATGTCTGGTTGTTCAGGACTCCTGTGAGGCAGCTGATGATTCTCTTCTTGACTTGGTGGATTACTGCCATCGTAAACTGACCCTGCTGGCCAGTGAAGCAACCAAGTCCCATGTTGCTGCTGCTCATGACTATCAGAACCAGATATCCTCTCTAGAGGTAAAATTAGATGCTTCTCTTCATTCTGTAGCTTTTTCTCACCTTTTGAAATAGAGATAGAAGttgaatgatttttattttttcctaaacAAGGAGCTGCAGATGCAGAGTGCTGCACTGGAGTTTGAAATCTCCCTGAAAGCGATATCCGTGCTGAGCTACATCGCAGATCATACCGAGAGGTAGGAATCGATTTAAAGCCACTTGTTTGACCACAGTCTCCGTTtatcaaagtaaaatgaaaactttaaacatttgacAGATGACAAGCGGGGTGCAGAATACAAATATCATCTTTTTCCTCCCAGCATCAGCGTCATCAATCGCATGCTTTGCACGCACAACATGCCCTGTGTCCTGGTCCGGCTGGTCGAGTCCTGCCCCTGGAGTCGGAGCAGCAAAGGTAGATCACACCATCTGCTACTCAGATGAGCAGAGAGATATTATCCTCTGTTATCCTAAAGATATAAAATCCTACAGCTCACCTTCAGATCTCGAAACACTTTACAGACTGATTGAccaatctgtctgtctgtctgtctgactgactgactgtttatctttgcccttcaaaaaatattaatcatcagaatgaaaattattgagcttaTATTCATTTACCATtcgattgattgatttattgccacATTGTGAATGCTTTTGAAAGCCTCTATGTtgtctctgctgccccctgcaggccaAGTAGAAAAGTACATCAACAGCAAATGGCAGAGGATTTCTGCAGAGGACCATGTGAAGATGACCAAACTTGACGGCCAGGTCTGGATGGCTCTTTACAGTTTGATCCTGAAGGAGGAGTGCCAAAGAAAATACGACTTCAACAATTTCAACAAGAACCAACTTCTAAAGGTCTGCGCTGAAACAAACGCTGGCTTTTTACCTGTTTCTTTTACGCCCAGGGAGTTGTGTGTCTAATTTTACAGGTTTGGTAAAAGTTGAGCTAATGGTTTGGAAGTATCACTGCTCCAGGTTGTTGTTCATTACATCCTATCCAATCTTGTAGAGCACAGATTCATTCTCCGAAGGTTGTTTATTACTCAGTTTCCTCCTATTATAAGCTTCTCTTCCTGCAGCAGTAATTATATAACCAGAGAGCTTTGACTATCCTCTTGCAAgcactttttttcctcctgattcctgctgctgctgtgctgttCACAGCTCAGGGGTTTCTTGACAGACGTGCTGATCGATCAGTTACCGAACTTGGTTGAGCTCC
Above is a genomic segment from Xiphophorus couchianus chromosome 20, X_couchianus-1.0, whole genome shotgun sequence containing:
- the zmynd10 gene encoding zinc finger MYND domain-containing protein 10 encodes the protein MDTSVVLPVEAEGFIQSLETFSLKEVGSVRWFRQHEFIEKLNMQAILSASAMHDEFVKELLVSFGKIPVLVHEMILVEVWKQKVFPILCQLQDFNPKSTFHLYMLIRHEATIINLLETILFHKDSCEAADDSLLDLVDYCHRKLTLLASEATKSHVAAAHDYQNQISSLEELQMQSAALEFEISLKAISVLSYIADHTESISVINRMLCTHNMPCVLVRLVESCPWSRSSKGQVEKYINSKWQRISAEDHVKMTKLDGQVWMALYSLILKEECQRKYDFNNFNKNQLLKLRGFLTDVLIDQLPNLVELQRFLAHLAVTDPAPPKKDLVLEQIPEMRNQIIRENSGKWKGIAKYQVKETFSPSDSDLQQQAQRLAQTYSLDVMERLLPEKPKCGCCGKEAPKRCSGCQGEWYCSRQCQVKHWPKHKQACQLMTETMQKIQEDKKLR